GGTGTGATTGCCCGTTTTGGCCTGATGATGGCATGTGCCGGTTAAGAGACTGTAGTGTTTGTGAATGTCCTGATAGCGAGTTCCCTGAAATATTCAAGAAGCCATTAAGCCAATACAATCCTGTTTGTCAAGAAGGGAAACCACAAGCTACTGTTGATCGTACTGTAGACACAAGAGCTATCAGGGGGGGTTGGACTGTCACTGACAATCCCTGGACAAGTGATGATGAAACTGACAACGGTAAGTTTTCTTCATTCCTTTTTGTCTTTATATTCTATGCATTTGGTACATATATGTCAACACTCTGTTACTCAGTTCCTATATAACTGGCTCATGAGAAGATATTTAACAAGTAGCGTTTTTTGAGTATTGTATCGCATTGTCTTAGATGCGGTTTTTTATTACTGAATGATCACGCAGATGAAATGACATATGTTAATCTTCGGCTAAATCCTGAACGGTACACTGGCTATATTGGGCCGTCAGCTAGAAGGATATGGGATGCTATATACTCTGAAAACTGTCCCAAACGTAAGCGTCACCATTCCAAagtctttcttgttttctcgATGTATTACTCTTATTCACTAAGTGGTTGTCTTAACCCCTCCATTTATACTGGCTTCTATAGATACATCTGCAGAATCGTGCCAAGAAGAGAAGATCTTGTACAAATTGGTCTCTGGTCTTCACTCATCTATTTCAGTTCACATTGCTTCAGATTATCTACTTGATGAAGCTACAAACTTGGTAAGACCTGCCTTCTGAATCTGTCTTAACGACGATATACTTCTTGAACAGAATTAGATGATTCAGTGACtccttttttgtgtgtgtttcagtGGGGTCAAAACCTGACTTTGTTGTATGATCGTGTGTTAAGATACCCAGATCGCGTCCAGAACCTatatttcacatttttgtttgttctgagAGCAGTAACAAAGGTCAGTTACAAATCAATTTTCTTTGTCTAAATCCAAGGAAAGGGTCTCAATAATCTAGAACAGTCACAGACTCACAGTTAGTTTATTTCCTCTCCTAAATGATTTGTAGGCAGAAGATTACTTGGTAGAGGCCGAATATGAGACTGGTAATGTCATTGAGGATTTGAAGACCAAATCTCTGGTGAAGCAAGTAGTTAGTGACCCCAAAACTAAAGCAGCTTGTCCAGTGCCATTTGATGAGGCTAAGCTCTGGAAAGGCCAACGTGGACCAGAACTGaaagagaaaatacaaaaacaattcAGAAACATAAGGTCCTTTTTGAATCCTTAATTCCTCCTTTTGAGCAATGTTAATGATTTTCTACTGACTAGCTGAGTTCAATTCTTTTTATCCCCTGATGGCCTTGCATTGCAGTGCAATAATGGACTGTGTAGGCTGTGAGAAATGCCGTCTATGGGGAAAGCTCCAGGTTCTCGGTCTCGGCACTGCATTGAAAATCCTATTCACTGTCAATGGTGAAGACAATTTGCGTCACAATGTGCGTTTCTAACACACCTGGGAGACACATTGATGCACCGTTTTTCCTTAATTCTTCCTTAGGAACTTATgcatctttcttgttttcttcagcTCGAATTGCAAAGGAATGAAGTGATTGCACTGATGAATCTTCTCAACCGGTTATCTGAATCGGTGAAATATGTTCATGACATGAGTCCTGCGGCCGAGAAAATTGCAGGACAGACATCTCGAGGGAACAGCTTTTGGAAGAGAATAATGACGTCGTTAGCGCAAACAAAAGGTAAGAAAGCgttatataatttatagacCCTAATAGTGAAGTGAAACAAGATTgagaaatttgttttctttggccACCACTTGCTGAAATGCAGCTGTTTATGGGAAGAGTAGCTAGCTAGATCTTCAGTGAGGTCTGGGGCTTGTGGGATCAAGCAAAGTGAGGCGGGAGAGTATACGTTGTTGTAAAGTAAGAGAGGTTAATTTTGCAGGAAACAGTATACAAACCTGGTGGAGCATGCTTATCTTGTTTGATGCCACACCCCTTAGCCGCGACCTTTTTGCTTTACTGATTCATGTGACTTTAGAGAAACTTACACGAACTAAAAAAGATTGTAAGGATGTTGAAATTGATTACAGTCCCTTATGAAGTAATCGTCGAATGGATAGAAAACTAGAATGAACAGAgaactttgtttttctttgatatgTATCATCAGTTTACACAGATTATAAACTGTCTACTCACCAAGCCTCCCATTGTGAAATGTTGTGGTTTGGTGTACAACGTTGCAGATCTACCACTTGCCAACACACATGCAATGCATTAAAGTTTGATCCTGCAGTGTATCATAGTAGAACTTTCAAGTTCTTTAGGAAAGTAAACCTGATATCTCTAGTGTAGAAGTTATCAACCATTCGTGTTTTCATATCGTAGATGCATGTAAACGCACTAATTGTTTGATCAGAGCCAAGCCAATGGTGCTCATATTTCGTAGTAATCAGCTAAAAACACctcaatatttttgaatattgaGTGCCACATGTAATGCAAGGAGATTGCCAAAAAGAATTATTCGTGtacttatataatatagaagacgaaaaacacaaattataaaaaaagataagaaaaagaggTCAGCTTTTGCGGTTGACTTAGGCCAGAAATAGTGCGAGACATAAAAGAGAACACTATAAAGGGAATCCTATCCTCCACCTCAATCAATGAGAGCACTTTTTCATTCTCTAttcttcttttaatattttgccTCTACGTACGTATAaaactttcttttcttgttttgttttataaaggtGACGAACTGACGATACTAAACCAAAACATATACTAATCCCCCAAAACCTACAACTGTGATGTGATCATTCTATAGTATTTGCTTAtaggaaaattcaaaattcgcGATTATATCATTCTCACTTAGTTTGTGTATTGTTATTTGACGTTAATCTCGTTATATattcttaaaacaaaacatctgGTTTACAAATTATTATGATTGTAAAATAATAGGAAAAAGATGGATACATTTTCTGAAGTTGTAACTTCGATAGGTcacaaaatgagaaataataCAGGTTGCTTAGTACTTAGTAATTAGTATTGTAGATGAAGATAGATGTCCTCCAAACTTTACTTCGATTTTGTTTTAGAATGAGTCTGTGTGAGTGTGAGGATATGGAAGTCAATGTCatggtgttttttttcttcatgtagCGTCAAAGGAGTAAGTGAAATTGCATGgcaaaaagatttgataaaatttctttttatgctcttctttttaataaagtttagcTTTTAAATAATAATCGCTTTCAGAAAAAATAGTAGTATTTTTGCAAGAAcaaaagatgataaaaaaagGTAGTGGGAACAGACAAAAGCCATTGAAATACACTCTTTCTCCTATATCAGAAATATTTATGTTAcattaattgtatttataattcatttttcttgcttttggcttaaaacttttctcttttacctttcttttcctttgctttcaaaattttgaatctcGATGTATCCAAGTTGGTAACTATTTTAGCTCCAACACCACAGCTGTCGTCATGTCGTTCCTCTTGCATgatttcaattgttttttccTCGAGTGACGGCATTGTTTATAGCAGTTAGCccgtatatataatatttcaacTGTCGTTTCTGACCGTATGTGTTATCTTATTTCTTGgcttattaattatattagtgTGTTCTATTTGTTTTACAGCTGATTTGCTATTTTGAGATACTTTTTAAGAGACTTGTATTGATTAACCATGCATACTGCTACGCGTTGATTTTCAATGCTTTATCTGGCTTGAAGtgtattgaatttgttttcttgtatagTTGTAGGACACCCAATTAGTGAAACTTTGgcaaataaattatgaaaaacaaTTGCATAATTTTGCTAATAGTACTCGAACAATtgtgttatttataaaaatcagaTTCACATACATCCTCACTCAAAAATCATATGTTTAGTATTATGATATCTTATAATAATCTTCGTCGTTATGATGCCACTTTTGATTCATAGCCtttgtttatttctctctttcgaTATATGGCCAAATCACTGATTCCTATCTCAATAAACATAAGTCGATTAGAGATAACTAATCTCTGTTTGATCCATTGGTGCTCTTCATCTCTAGTTCTCCAcacaaattttaaatgatttcgttcagtttttttaatatatttttttcttgattccgtcgaaaaaatggttttgttttttcatgattaaaaattattagGTACATAAAAGTTACTTGATTACTTTggaaaaatagttttatttttcatgatTAAGCATTAGGTACATAAAATCGTAAACGGACCAATAAGATCTTATATTGTTATATAAGCAGTTGGAAAGCTAAGGATACGTTTCAATATAATAATGCAAAGTTGAAGTTAACGTCAAAAGTGGAGCCATCCGAGAATAATGTTGGGATGATTTTACTAAACGTAACATGTGTTTGACCAAATGACATTGACCGCTCGAGCCCTTCGGCTTTCGTCTTTCAAAGCTTTTTTTGTGTGGCCTTATTCGACAATCCTACAAAAACCAAACACTTCGAAAATCTCTCCAAGACACACACGACACTTCTTGGATACACAAATTGACCTATTCGTGTTTTATATGTTGCTAATAGTTTTTAAATCTCTAATGCAAACAAATAGTAGTCTCCTTAATCGAGTTTGACAAAACAGATGATTGTCCCAATGAGAATATTTTGTAAAGTcgtttatatttctttttttctttcaaaatctaGATGTCTAGCTAGTTACAGTATATAGAATAATACAGTATATGATAATCTTCgacaaaaaagatatataataatacatttattgttTGGCTATtatcggatttttttttgggtgtaataTTATCGAATAAATTGGTCCAACGATACTAGGAAAATTAGAGTAATATTATAATTAGAGCTAATCAATCACTTCTGATATATGAAAGTTGATAGCTGCTTCTCTAAGGCTGTGTAACGCTCGGTGTAATAAGAATAATCACATTGTACCTCAGGACTTGGAAAGTAGTGCGAAGTAGCAATGAGGAAGGTGCATAGCTATTTAAGTGATAAAAGAATAATAGTATTGAAATAGATGAGGTATAGCGTTGTTGACAACACTAATTACTCATAATCATTCGTTGCACACACTATAGTTTTATGTTGACAATCTCACCTTTTTGATAGATTATGATGACACTCGTGATCATTAGTGAGCatgatattaaataaaaaatatcaaaaccgTGTACGCATCC
The Camelina sativa cultivar DH55 chromosome 6, Cs, whole genome shotgun sequence genome window above contains:
- the LOC104792709 gene encoding endoplasmic reticulum oxidoreductin-2 isoform X5 gives rise to the protein MAETDVGSVKGKAKGSGKSWILLIGAIAGVLLAVVAAMFFNTQNSSISEFTGKICNCRQAEQQKYIGIVEDCCCDYETVNRLNTEVLHPLLQDLVKTPFYRYFKVKLWCDCPFWPDDGMCRLRDCSVCECPDSEFPEIFKKPLSQYNPVCQEGKPQATVDRTVDTRAIRGGWTVTDNPWTSDDETDNDEMTYVNLRLNPERYTGYIGPSARRIWDAIYSENCPKHTSAESCQEEKILYKLVSGLHSSISVHIASDYLLDEATNLWGQNLTLLYDRVLRYPDRVQNLYFTFLFVLRAVTKAEDYLVEAEYETGNVIEDLKTKSLVKQVVSDPKTKAACPVPFDEAKLWKGQRGPELKEKIQKQFRNISAIMDCVGCEKCRLWGKLQVLGLGTALKILFTVNGEDNLRHNLELQRNEVIALMNLLNRLSESVKYVHDMSPAAEKIAGQTSRGNSFWKRIMTSLAQTKAVYGKSS
- the LOC104792709 gene encoding endoplasmic reticulum oxidoreductin-2 isoform X4, with translation MAETDVGSVKGKAKGSGKSWILLIGAIAGVLLAVVAAMFFNTQNSSISEFTGKICNCRQAEQQKYIGIVEDCCCDYETVNRLNTEVLHPLLQDLVKTPFYRYFKVKLWCDCPFWPDDGMCRLRDCSVCECPDSEFPEIFKKPLSQYNPVCQEGKPQATVDRTVDTRAIRGGWTVTDNPWTSDDETDNDEMTYVNLRLNPERYTGYIGPSARRIWDAIYSENCPKHTSAESCQEEKILYKLVSGLHSSISVHIASDYLLDEATNLWGQNLTLLYDRVLRYPDRVQNLYFTFLFVLRAVTKAEDYLVEAEYETGNVIEDLKTKSLVKQVVSDPKTKAACPVPFDEAKLWKGQRGPELKEKIQKQFRNISAIMDCVGCEKCRLWGKLQVLGLGTALKILFTVNGEDNLRHNLELQRNEVIALMNLLNRLSESVKYVHDMSPAAEKIAGQTSRGNSFWKRIMTSLAQTKGKKALYNL